The window TACACAAAAAATCCAACATGATTTCCAACATGTACGACACATACAAAGGTTTGTTCTACCATCATATAgtcatatacatataaatatatatatatagaaaatatactaaaaaaagaaccaaatcaacaataattgttatcatcgttatttaaaaaaacgcgACGAATTCGACGACGAGTGCAGAGTAGAAGAAAtggttgattaatttttttttgttggggACACCATTCGGccgataaataattaattaattatcgatGCCGCCCAGACGCAGGGCCGCCACTGCACTTTTCTCCTTTTGTTTCCACGTTCTCTCACTCCCATTCACACTCAACATTCACACTTATTcgcgattttcaaaaagaaactttcaattttcaaacttttccaacatttttttgttccgttttttctttcaacttccttttcttataaattccgtatgaaaaaaattctttttcttcttgttattattataataattcatttcGTATTTTCGTTCttcatatattatttttttcttttttcaatttcaaaattccGGTGCTCTCTCATCATCAGTCTATCTGTCCTGCACTCACGCGTCACACCATCACTACTATTATCCCTTTTTAGCTCCAAGACGAGTACGAGTCTTGGTACCATTGCTGTTCACCTCCGTTGACGCCCACCGCTGACCCCAACGGCTGCTGCGCTAAGGGCTGGTTGCCCCACGTGCTCTGGTATCTGCGCTTTGACTCCCCCTGATTCTGGTGACCCCCGTCAAATTTTCGCTTACCtgctaaataaattttaaaatattaatttttataatagataatttatcattaattaattcaagtTAATATTTGGATGACTCTAAACATTCTTACATACATTACCTTTAATATccatttttacaaattaagtaaattaatCGAAGATTTAAgagataaagtttttttaataaaattttaaaaaaaactgttttgaAAACTACCGCCCCTTCGTAAACAGAAACGAAAAACACCTTAAATCTTCGATACATTTTtctacaagaaaaataataatgaaataaagataaatgatAAGTTGTTATAAACTCTACCTGCGATATCACAAGGAAAACAAGATCTATCCTAAAGTCAGTCGTTGTATTCAAAAGAACTAAGCAGTAGCTAACAAAACAGCTGGAAAAAAGTTAAGGAAATTGGATATAGGTTATTGTAAggatttgaaataaaaaggttTGAATCAAGGACGGTAGAATTTAGAAGTACTGCTATATTCCTTGTAGTCGAGGAAATGATGAGTGCTTACGAACGGGCCTGAGATGTAGAGATTCTACCGTCCttggattttaataaaaaaaaagttaatatttaCCTGGTAAACTTCCCTTGGCGCGGGCCCCCCCACGAGCGGGCTGACGTGCTGCCCCACGCCCCCCGGCTGCTCCGGCCCGGCCCGCTCTGTTGGCCACCGCCGCCGCCCCACGGGCTGGGGGCCCACCGGCCCGGCCACGTGCCACCACCCCACGTCCACGGCCAacctaatttacaaaaaaatccaaattattatcacatttattaaaataaattattaaactaatatcaataaaataaaaaaagtagtaATCGTCCCCATTAttctacaataattaattataaaaaaatgaaaagaaaatacaTCGATCCtattcttcataaaataaaattgtaaattaatatttattaaactaaagGAACACGgttctaaaaaaattcgaGGTGTTTCCCTTCCTTTCTACCTTTTCTCAAGGACGAGAGGAAATCATATTTACTgcaaaaatcagaaaacaaacaaaacacGTTAATTATCATgcagtaaataataaaaggtcGTGATTCTTTAACCCTTTAACATAACCCTATTTAACTCTACATTTTCATTCTATGTACATTATATTAAAGGGTTAAAAAGGTCAAAAAAGGATTTCATAAAAAGGGAGGcattccaaaaaaaaactataaaaacacaaaattaatggattaataattattaataattagaaaagttATACCTGCTTTTAGTTCCCGTATTTTTGTtatctttatatatttttttttaattttaggattAAGGAAGTTTGTAATCTGGAAATGGGGATCTTCTTCTTGAGTGATGATTTTTTGTGGTGATAATGTTCGGTAGAAAGGCTTTTTGACAAACCTGTGTTCCACTTTCGAAGTACACACTCGTTGTGCTCGCTTCCTCCAGTTCCTAAGTGTCaacataatattaaaatcagcATGGCAACACTTAAGTACTGGCTTAACGTTTtacattcaataaaaaaaaataaacaaataaagttttttcatgaaaatgaaccgtccaaaaatgtcaaacatAATGATCCTGTTTGTCAAAAAAGGGCAAAAAATTTGATAGATTTCTGCGGAAAAGCTCTATCTATATAAAAGGGTTATCCAAATTATTcaagaaaacaaattaagtaaaaattgaagaaaaaaaattaattaaaaataacaacatattatataagtatgaaaatattcaaattataaaaaaacgcaAAGCGTTAAGCGATAAGCAACAAAAGCAAAAAAGCGACTAACAAAAAAAGCGTAATAAAGCACACACTGAAGCAATTCaaagaaaacaacaataaaataaaaaaaagagaacCAAAAAAGCTGCTCTCCGTGATGTATGATCATCATATAATTGAATATGATCCATTTCCTTGTTTGACGAAAACAACAcaaaaagtgttaattaaaagtaatgattaaaaaaagttaaaacaataaagatgaaataataaaaatatgtataacaaaaaaaaacaaaccgTTGGCTTTTTGATGAAAAGTTTTGTGGAGTTACGACAAAAtaacattgattaaaaaaagagttgttcaataaaataaaatctctagaacaaaaatttatataaaattacaataaacctATAATATAATTATCAGAAGGAACAAACATATGCAATTAATAATTCTCTAATTCTTTATACGTTTGCAAAGACTCGGTGACGCAATCAGAATTGCGTCTGGATGTCTTTCTAATGCATCCCAAAACAATTTCAGAATTACTATCGCTTTCTGATACAAACAACCAgctatttttagttctaggtctagtgttagttctagttttaattgttatgtagCGCTAgctattcgggtttagccgtctaaGAGACAAACGACTAAACCCAAAAGATATTATCTTTATGGAGTTTGGCATTATAAAAGTCTCTTGCTTCCTCTCTAATCTCATAGTGCATTGCAGCATTATCGGCCTTTATTCTCAAAAGATATCTTTGTTTCAAAGTAACAAATATTTCCATTCCAACTGAAAATTCCAAACTTTGAAAAATGGTTGTTATAACATAGAATATTACTCCAAAAATCATTAGACTTTAGTCGTTTTCCGCGCAAGATGGgttaattcttttattcttaaagaacttctaaaaaaattctaaaaaatagaTACAATACATAAATCTTTAGTTCTTTCTGATAAATATTAtagatctttttttaaaaagttgtccAAAAAATAACTCTCtagagatatttttattgaacacatactttaaaaataaaaccggcgaacaaaattattaaaaaaaaaaaaaaaaacattattgctGCGTTTTTTTGTAAAGCAAAATGAGCAACAATGACGATGATTTAAGTAGTCATTTAAAAAACCATCTcagtttaaaaaatgattgttaaaatgatattttttcaGTAATAGACTGATGTTCTTTCAATATTAAAGCAATAATCAGTGTATTACTAAAATTTGTGTGTtggtgttttaaaatttaatctctCTCGATTTTTTGGTTAGTGAGGCAGGCGTGTGTGGCAAATAAAAACGGCGTCGCGGCAAACGATAGCCCCCcataataaacaaagaaaCGGGTTTTTTAGCTTCCCGCTTTCTcgcttaaaattttttttggataaCCCTCCATTATCAATTTACTTatcgaaaaattttgtaattttgagagcagcagcagcagcagTATATCAACATCATATCTGAGCCAGCGCTGCCActaattttaagataaattttgCTGGCGTGTGACTCATCTCTTTCCCGGCGCTAGTTCtctcataaaaaattatagttttattattttaatttttttagtttgtgttaattctattCGAGACGTTTCtttaatgatttttctttaattttgataatagcCTGATGGCTCAGATATGATGGGGATGATATATTTGAATGTGGCACTAAGTGTTCTCgtttttagatattttcatttattttgttgaatatATTCAGGTTAATTATGTAGAGTAACCAAGACGACAAGCAATGtgagaaaataataagaaaaaaggtgcaaataaatggaaaatgatttcttttttttaatatctaacgattaataaataaatagcgTGTTAATCACATAACTAGAGGGTTAGTAtgaaaaaaatgattgttaatttcttaatatttaaataaaaatgttaataaaaggaAACGGACACTATGCCACAGTCAAACTACCGCACGCAAACAATTAACGAGactagaatttaaaaaaatctttttcaccCCCAAACGACAATGGGCCAATTGTTGACATAATTATTTTCTcgattatgattaaaaaaagtgtgtataataaatgaaaaaagaaaaagaattaataattaaggtaataattaaaaaagaatagattaattaatgattatagAAAAGGGGGGCCACCCACCGGCTGTGGCTGACGGCCTCGTCCTCGTGCTTGCGGCGGAGCAGGCGGATAATCGTAATAGTAATCCTCGTAACGGTAATAGTCATCGTAATAGGGGTCACTGTAGCCGCCTCGATAATCCCCATAACCGTAATAGTCGTAATCATAATCtataaaaacaacaacaaaatacTTGTATTCCTTTTTTTACATCTCCCAAATTTTGCCAACAAGATTATTTAGAAACAATCCAATCAATAATGCAATAGCTATTTTCTCTGCTGTGTGCGTCTCGTATTTGGGTTTCGTTTGTGTGTATATGTGTACAAGCATGCCGGGAAAAGAGTCAAGTAACGATTCTCGCCAGAATCtaacttttcaagaaaaaccataataataaaaatcattgagtaatatttttttggtgATTAATTCtgcaatttattttgtattttcccctcgtgttaattaaattaatcagattttaaaaacaaatcaaatttaCAGAGAGTcatatttaagtaataaaattctaaacaaaaatgttagtcATATAATGTTGTATAAGGAGTAAAAGCGTCACTAGCCACAAAAAGATAGCTTTTACTCAGAATATAACAAGatctttttcttcaaacatcccaaaactaatttattattaaattatcattaccaataaaaaaaagtttgaagaaaaaaatacaatacatataatttttaacctATTCCTTTTATatacattatcaaaaaaactaatataaacaaaaaaatatatacaataaaatctAATCCCacaccaaataaaaaaaacaaactttaaatcaaaaaatctaaCCGCATTTGTACTTGTACAATTTGGTGTTACTTACCAAACTCCTGGCTGCAAAAAGCGATTGGAATAGACGAAAATGAATCAAAGGGATTGATTGGTGTGGGAAAAAAGAAGATTCAAGCAAGATTTAGAGGAAATAATTAGAAATCATGCAAAAGCTCAAACTAagaatgataaattttttgaagaagaaaatgttttaataaagtgTTGGATTGGATTGGGTATTTTTTTTAGGTATGGAGCGCGTGCAGATTGTTTTTTACGATGCCCTTTTGCCTCGCGTGTGCCCCGGCTGAGATGCAtgccaaaaattaaaaaaacaaatatgtCGCACAACATCCACACACCGTCATCCCAAACAGAAACTACATTCTTTTTCGCATTCATTCCAAAAACGCAATATTAGTCGTGGTAGTAGCAGTAGTAGTAGTACAATTCGTTCACAAAATGTTTGTCGTTCAAGACAGGAACCTTTCTCAACACCTGTAAGAAATCCTGCaacgtattattattaatgaatatAAAGCTAGTTGATAAAAGTTAAATGTGTAAGATTATAATTGTTCctttatacaaataaatctgCTGACCTACAATGCTTTATGGTGTgaaagaatttgaaaataatttaataaggaAAAGTAGAAATTAGTTAAAATtggttattaaataaaaagaaaaaaaactttgttattattagCGCACTCACATACAACAAACATTGTAGCAGTAGTTAGATAATAAACCATGGTAAAtcagaaagaaatttatttaaaaaaatcttttaatatttattaagtgaAAGGAAAAATATCAATCTGATTTAGCAtcggtattaatttttttgtagtagaTTTAGCACAGTAGAATAGTTACTTGACTAAACAAGCAAACCAGACGGAAATGTCATCACCATCATAGGggtaataataaatagacGAAGGAAAAGACGAAGACGACGAAACTTTCAATGAATCATCATCGCTTATTTTCGTCGTTTTCACACTATTGTATTTTGATATGGCATTTTTATCCGGCCGCCACACCTTTATACTTACCATAATCCCCACGACCCATCGGCCCGCGTATTCCTGCGCTAGTCCTTGGGCCACCTTGTCCCGGCGGTCCTCGAATTGGCATCGCCCCTGGCATCAtcctattaaaaaagaaaaaatatttaattagaattatattatattatatatattatattataattagatATTTATTGAGTAAAAACAATCTTACCCGCCACGAACTTGCATCATTTGCATCATTCTCCTTTCTCTGGCACgcaaaatttcttcttttttctttttatcggaCGGAGGTTTTGCTAAAGACACTTCTATATTTGAACCACCCATTTCTTTACCATCTAATTCTTCCATCGCCTACAACatagaaaaaaagatttaaataagttcatttttttaaaattttgtttcactTTACCTTAACGGCATTTTCACGATCCTCAAAATGAATAAACGCGTAATCCTTAATTTTCTTAACACGCTCAACTTTACCATACTGTTCGAAAGACTCCTTCAATTTTTCCTCAGAAATATCCTGAGTCAAATTGCGCACGTAAAGTACTTTAACCTTCGACATGGTCTGTTCGTCTGGTTCTTCCTGTGGGTCGGCCCAATCGACTATGATGTCACAGCCCCAAACCTTAATCCTGCCGGTGCCCAATCGACGTTTTGCCAAAGAGGCAGCCTTATGAGACTCGTACTCCAAAAAACAAAAGCCGCGGTTCTTCTTTTTGTCATCCGGAGAACTGTATATGATCACCTCCATAAGACCAGCTGCGCACAGAATGATATTTTAGTTAAGcaaaattaaggtttttaataaaaaaaataataaagggacttttattgtttttttttaataggttAACGGATGGGGCGACATGTTTCCCAAAAAAAATCCCGTGTTTCTTCTTCTTGTAACGATGATTGTATTGGaatgttttgtaaaatatttaattaataaaaataattaaataaaaggatgttaaaaaattaaatgaa of the Onthophagus taurus isolate NC chromosome 10, IU_Otau_3.0, whole genome shotgun sequence genome contains:
- the LOC111428596 gene encoding heterogeneous nuclear ribonucleoprotein Q isoform X7; this encodes MVVPPMAEGNGEVLLEESMKIEIDTERTEDYHKLIEYGLDEKVAAKLDEIYKTGKLAHVDLDDRALDALKEFPVDGALNVLGQFLDSNLEHVSNKSAYLCGVMKTYRQKSRAGSSQSTATPAPAPVKGPDEEKIKQILERTGYTLDVTTGQRKYGGPPPGCDSTPPGPGCEVFCGKIPKDMYEDELIPLFEECGTIWDLRLMMDPMTGTNRGYAFVTFTTRDAAQLAVQKLDNYEIKSGKTLKINISVPNLRLFVGNIPKSKGKEEILEEFGKLTAGLMEVIIYSSPDDKKKNRGFCFLEYESHKAASLAKRRLGTGRIKVWGCDIIVDWADPQEEPDEQTMSKVKVLYVRNLTQDISEEKLKESFEQYGKVERVKKIKDYAFIHFEDRENAVKAMEELDGKEMGGSNIEVSLAKPPSDKKKKEEILRARERRMMQMMQVRGGMMPGAMPIRGPPGQGGPRTSAGIRGPMGRGDYGWPWTWGGGTWPGRWAPSPWGGGGGQQSGPGRSSRGAWGSTSARSWGGPRQGKFTSCFVSYCLVLLNTTTDFRIDLVFLVISQVSENLTGVTRIRGSQSADTRARGATSP
- the LOC111428596 gene encoding heterogeneous nuclear ribonucleoprotein Q isoform X3 → MVVPPMAEGNGEVLLEESMKIEIDTERTEDYHKLIEYGLDEKVAAKLDEIYKTGKLAHVDLDDRALDALKEFPVDGALNVLGQFLDSNLEHVSNKSAYLCGVMKTYRQKSRAGSSQSTATPAPAPVKGPDEEKIKQILERTGYTLDVTTGQRKYGGPPPGCDSTPPGPGCEVFCGKIPKDMYEDELIPLFEECGTIWDLRLMMDPMTGTNRGYAFVTFTTRDAAQLAVQKLDNYEIKSGKTLKINISVPNLRLFVGNIPKSKGKEEILEEFGKLTAGLMEVIIYSSPDDKKKNRGFCFLEYESHKAASLAKRRLGTGRIKVWGCDIIVDWADPQEEPDEQTMSKVKVLYVRNLTQDISEEKLKESFEQYGKVERVKKIKDYAFIHFEDRENAVKAMEELDGKEMGGSNIEVSLAKPPSDKKKKEEILRARERRMMQMMQVRGGMMPGAMPIRGPPGQGGPRTSAGIRGPMGRGDYDYDYDYYGYGDYRGGYSDPYYDDYYRYEDYYYDYPPAPPQARGRGRQPQPELEEASTTSVYFESGTQVGRGRGVVARGRAGGPPARGAAAVANRAGRAGAAGGRGAARQPARGGARAKGSLPGKRKFDGGHQNQGESKRRYQSTWGNQPLAQQPLGSAVGVNGGEQQWYQDSYSSWS
- the LOC111428596 gene encoding heterogeneous nuclear ribonucleoprotein Q isoform X6, with protein sequence MVVPPMAEGNGEVLLEESMKIEIDTERTEDYHKLIEYGLDEKVAAKLDEIYKTGKLAHVDLDDRALDALKEFPVDGALNVLGQFLDSNLEHVSNKSAYLCGVMKTYRQKSRAGSSQSTATPAPAPVKGPDEEKIKQILERTGYTLDVTTGQRKYGGPPPGCDSTPPGPGCEVFCGKIPKDMYEDELIPLFEECGTIWDLRLMMDPMTGTNRGYAFVTFTTRDAAQLAVQKLDNYEIKSGKTLKINISVPNLRLFVGNIPKSKGKEEILEEFGKLTAGLMEVIIYSSPDDKKKNRGFCFLEYESHKAASLAKRRLGTGRIKVWGCDIIVDWADPQEEPDEQTMSKVKVLYVRNLTQDISEEKLKESFEQYGKVERVKKIKDYAFIHFEDRENAVKAMEELDGKEMGGSNIEVSLAKPPSDKKKKEEILRARERRMMQMMQVRGGMMPGAMPIRGPPGQGGPRTSAGIRGPMGRGDYGWPWTWGGGTWPGRWAPSPWGGGGGQQSGPGRSSRGAWGSTSARSWGGPRQGKFTSCFVSYCLVLLNTTTDFRIDLVFLVISQQVSENLTGVTRIRGSQSADTRARGATSP
- the LOC111428596 gene encoding heterogeneous nuclear ribonucleoprotein Q isoform X5; translation: MVVPPMAEGNGEVLLEESMKIEIDTERTEDYHKLIEYGLDEKVAAKLDEIYKTGKLAHVDLDDRALDALKEFPVDGALNVLGQFLDSNLEHVSNKSAYLCGVMKTYRQKSRAGSSQSTATPAPAPVKGPDEEKIKQILERTGYTLDVTTGQRKYGGPPPGCDSTPPGPGCEVFCGKIPKDMYEDELIPLFEECGTIWDLRLMMDPMTGTNRGYAFVTFTTRDAAQLAVQKLDNYEIKSGKTLKINISVPNLRLFVGNIPKSKGKEEILEEFGKLTAGLMEVIIYSSPDDKKKNRGFCFLEYESHKAASLAKRRLGTGRIKVWGCDIIVDWADPQEEPDEQTMSKVKVLYVRNLTQDISEEKLKESFEQYGKVERVKKIKDYAFIHFEDRENAVKAMEELDGKEMGGSNIEVSLAKPPSDKKKKEEILRARERRMMQMMQVRGGMMPGAMPIRGPPGQGGPRTSAGIRGPMGRGDYDYDYDYYGYGDYRGGYSDPYYDDYYRYEDYYYDYPPAPPQARGRGRQPQPVGRGRGVVARGRAGGPPARGAAAVANRAGRAGAAGGRGAARQPARGGARAKGSLPAGKRKFDGGHQNQGESKRRYQSTWGNQPLAQQPLGSAVGVNGGEQQWYQDSYSSWS
- the LOC111428596 gene encoding heterogeneous nuclear ribonucleoprotein Q isoform X2, which codes for MVVPPMAEGNGEVLLEESMKIEIDTERTEDYHKLIEYGLDEKVAAKLDEIYKTGKLAHVDLDDRALDALKEFPVDGALNVLGQFLDSNLEHVSNKSAYLCGVMKTYRQKSRAGSSQSTATPAPAPVKGPDEEKIKQILERTGYTLDVTTGQRKYGGPPPGCDSTPPGPGCEVFCGKIPKDMYEDELIPLFEECGTIWDLRLMMDPMTGTNRGYAFVTFTTRDAAQLAVQKLNDYEIRKGKKIGVTISYNNHRLFVGYIPKNRDRDDLFEEFSKHAPGLMEVIIYSSPDDKKKNRGFCFLEYESHKAASLAKRRLGTGRIKVWGCDIIVDWADPQEEPDEQTMSKVKVLYVRNLTQDISEEKLKESFEQYGKVERVKKIKDYAFIHFEDRENAVKAMEELDGKEMGGSNIEVSLAKPPSDKKKKEEILRARERRMMQMMQVRGGMMPGAMPIRGPPGQGGPRTSAGIRGPMGRGDYDYDYDYYGYGDYRGGYSDPYYDDYYRYEDYYYDYPPAPPQARGRGRQPQPELEEASTTSVYFESGTQVGRGRGVVARGRAGGPPARGAAAVANRAGRAGAAGGRGAARQPARGGARAKGSLPAGKRKFDGGHQNQGESKRRYQSTWGNQPLAQQPLGSAVGVNGGEQQWYQDSYSSWS
- the LOC111428596 gene encoding heterogeneous nuclear ribonucleoprotein Q isoform X1; translation: MVVPPMAEGNGEVLLEESMKIEIDTERTEDYHKLIEYGLDEKVAAKLDEIYKTGKLAHVDLDDRALDALKEFPVDGALNVLGQFLDSNLEHVSNKSAYLCGVMKTYRQKSRAGSSQSTATPAPAPVKGPDEEKIKQILERTGYTLDVTTGQRKYGGPPPGCDSTPPGPGCEVFCGKIPKDMYEDELIPLFEECGTIWDLRLMMDPMTGTNRGYAFVTFTTRDAAQLAVQKLDNYEIKSGKTLKINISVPNLRLFVGNIPKSKGKEEILEEFGKLTAGLMEVIIYSSPDDKKKNRGFCFLEYESHKAASLAKRRLGTGRIKVWGCDIIVDWADPQEEPDEQTMSKVKVLYVRNLTQDISEEKLKESFEQYGKVERVKKIKDYAFIHFEDRENAVKAMEELDGKEMGGSNIEVSLAKPPSDKKKKEEILRARERRMMQMMQVRGGMMPGAMPIRGPPGQGGPRTSAGIRGPMGRGDYDYDYDYYGYGDYRGGYSDPYYDDYYRYEDYYYDYPPAPPQARGRGRQPQPELEEASTTSVYFESGTQVGRGRGVVARGRAGGPPARGAAAVANRAGRAGAAGGRGAARQPARGGARAKGSLPAGKRKFDGGHQNQGESKRRYQSTWGNQPLAQQPLGSAVGVNGGEQQWYQDSYSSWS
- the LOC111428596 gene encoding heterogeneous nuclear ribonucleoprotein Q isoform X4 — translated: MAEGNGEVLLEESMKIEIDTERTEDYHKLIEYGLDEKVAAKLDEIYKTGKLAHVDLDDRALDALKEFPVDGALNVLGQFLDSNLEHVSNKSAYLCGVMKTYRQKSRAGSSQSTATPAPAPVKGPDEEKIKQILERTGYTLDVTTGQRKYGGPPPGCDSTPPGPGCEVFCGKIPKDMYEDELIPLFEECGTIWDLRLMMDPMTGTNRGYAFVTFTTRDAAQLAVQKLDNYEIKSGKTLKINISVPNLRLFVGNIPKSKGKEEILEEFGKLTAGLMEVIIYSSPDDKKKNRGFCFLEYESHKAASLAKRRLGTGRIKVWGCDIIVDWADPQEEPDEQTMSKVKVLYVRNLTQDISEEKLKESFEQYGKVERVKKIKDYAFIHFEDRENAVKAMEELDGKEMGGSNIEVSLAKPPSDKKKKEEILRARERRMMQMMQVRGGMMPGAMPIRGPPGQGGPRTSAGIRGPMGRGDYDYDYDYYGYGDYRGGYSDPYYDDYYRYEDYYYDYPPAPPQARGRGRQPQPELEEASTTSVYFESGTQVGRGRGVVARGRAGGPPARGAAAVANRAGRAGAAGGRGAARQPARGGARAKGSLPAGKRKFDGGHQNQGESKRRYQSTWGNQPLAQQPLGSAVGVNGGEQQWYQDSYSSWS